The window GCGCCGGGCGCGCGACAAGCGCAACCCGCGTGGGATGAACGCGCTGGGTGTGGCGTACGAGCAGGGCGCGGGTGTAGACCGGAGCTATCGCTGGGCCATGCACTGGTACCAGGCGGCCGCGGCGAAGAGCTATGCCCCTGCGATGCTCAACATCGCCGACATGCACCGGCAGGGACTGGGGAGGGCGGTGAACCACGACTCGGCGCTGGTATGGTATCGCAGGGCCATTGACGCCGGCTCGCTGGAAGCGATGGTGGATGCAGGGATGATGTATGACGAAGTGTTGACCGGGCAGCGCGACACGGCCGAGGCGCTGCGGCTGTACCGCACGGCCGCTGAGAACGGATCGGCACGCGGGATGGTGGCCATGGGGCGCGCCTGCGAAAAGGGCGAACTGGTGCGGCGCGACTACGGCCAAGCGATGAACTGGTACCGGAAGGCCGCCGTCGCGGGCTCCGCCGATGCCATGAACAACCTAGGTGTCTTGTACCAGAACGGCCTCGGCGTCGCCAGGAGCCGCACCCAGGCGATCGACTGGTTTCGCCGCGCCGCCGCCGCGGGCTCCACAGTGGCACAGGGCAACTTGGCCGCGCTCCGGGCGAACTGACCCGGCGGGCAACTTCGCCGCGATGTGAGCTGACCAGTCCTCACGCCCGCCGCCCCGCGCCCGCTCGAACCTCGCGCCCGACCGACCCCTCCCCCGACCCTCGGGGCGCAAGCGGGAGAGGAGGAGAACTGCCCCAGGTCCGGTCGCGCCACACGGTCCTTTCGCACCACGGCCAGCCAGTCTGCGAAGGCAGACTTCGTGTGGTTGTTGCAGCGAATTCATTCGCCCGCGGCAGGTTGGGCTCACTCCAAAGCCGGGGCGGAGCCGAGGCCTTCAGGATCGTGACCGCTGCCGCGCCCAAGCTTGTACCCTTCCGCGGCTGGATCCTTCGCCCCGCGACGAACGGTGTACGGGCGAATTCGGCGCGCCTGGGGCTCAGGATGACAGAATCGGGGTGCGCACCGACCAATGGTGCGCACCCCGATTCTGAATTGTACCCCCTCTCCCACGCTGTTTGTGGGAGAGGGTGGACGAGCCTGAGCGAGGACGGGTGAGGGCCCCCGCGGAGCCGAGGCCTCCCGCCGTTCTCCCCTCTCCGCACGTAGTTTGTGCGGGGAGGGGCCGGGGAAGGGGCCTCCTCAGCCCGGCCGCGTGAACCGCGGGCGGTCGTCCCCCGATCCGCGGCTCGCGCCGGCCAGCGCCTTGCCGGCCTTGTACGCCAGGTACCCACCCAGCAGCCACGGCGCCGCCACGATCAGCGGGTCCATCCACTGGTGCTTCAGGTCCACCCGCTGCGACTCCCGTGTCCGCGAGCGGATGCCGTGGCGCTTGAACTCGGCGATCACGCCCGACTCGGAGAGCGGGTTGTCGGGGTGGCCGCGCACCGCCGACCCGACCGAGCTCTCGATCACGTCGATGCGGTCCGCCGCCATCAGCAGCATCCAGTGCGAGGTCTTTCCCTCGCCCAGCGTGTACGCGTACTTGCGGATGGCGCCGGAGATTCCCTTCGGCGGGCACGCCGTGCCGAACACCGGCGTCAGCATCCCGTGCTCGGGCGACATCTCGCGTGGCCACTTTTCCGGCTGCCGCTCGGGAAAATCCCAGTGCGCGCCCGTGGCCCCGGGATCGAAGTCCTCCATGGGCACGGCCGTGCGCTCGTCGTAGTCCAGGTCCACGCCCCAGCCGGGGATGCTCCGCCGCACCTCTTCCAGGGGCGCCGTCGCCCGCGTGGTCGACGCCCAGTACGGCCGGGGCAGGTCGCTGACCGCCGACGGGACGTTGCGCTCGTGTTCGGTGATATCCGTCATGATCGTTCTCCCGTTCAGTTGGGGACCACGATGGGCTTGATGCAGTTGTCCAGCTTGGCGCTGAACATGTGGTAGCCCTCGGCGATGTGCTCCAGCGGAATGCGGTGCGTGATGATGTCGCTGGGCTTCAGCACGCCGTTCTTCACGTGCTCGAACAGCCGCGGCCAGTGGCGCTTCACGCTGCACTGGTTGGCGCGGATGGTGAGCCCCTTGTTCATGGCGTCGCCGAACTTCACCGCGCTGAACAGCGGCCCGTACGCGCCGACGACCGAAACCGTCCCGCCCTTCCGCACCGAGTCGATCGCCCAGTTCAGCGCGATGGGCGAGCCGCCCTGCAGCTTGAACTTGGCCGCGGTCACGTGCTGGAAGAAGGCCCCGTCGGCCTCGGCGCCCACGGCGTCGATGGCCACGTCCGCGCCCAGGAAGTCGGTGATCTTCTTCATGTGCGTGACGATGTCGTCGTACTCGGCGAAGTTGTACGTCTCGGCATGGGCGAACTCGCGTGCCTTTTCCAGCCGGTACTCCAGGTGGTCGATCACGATCACCCGGCCCGCGCCCATCAGCCAGGCGCTCTTGGCCGCGAACAGCCCCACGGGGCCGGCGCCGAACACGATCACCACGTCGCCTTCCTGGATCTCGCCCAGCTGCGCGCCGAAGTAGCCCGTGGGCAGGGCGTCGGTGAGCAGCACCGCGTCTTCCTCGTCCATCCACTCGGGGATAATGCTGGGCCCCACGTCGGCGAAGGGCACGCGCACGAACTCCGCCTGGCCGCCGTCGTAGCCGCCGGTGGTGTGCGAGTACCCGTAGATGCCGCCCACCGCCGTGGCGTTGGGGTTCACGTTGTGGCAGTTGGCGTACAGCTTCCGCGAGCAGAAGAAGCAGGAACCGCAGAAGATGTTGAAGGGCACCATCACCCGGTCGCCCCGCTTCAGGTTCTGCACCGACGAGCCCACCTCTTCCACCACGCCCACGAACTCGTGGCCGAACGTCTGGCCCACGCGGGTGTCGGGCATCATCCCGTGGTAGATGTGCAGGTCCGAGCCGCAGATGGCCGCCCGGGTGACGCGCACGATCGCGTCGTTGGGATGCTCGATCGGGGGCATGTCCTTTTCTTCCACACGAATCCGGTACGGCCCCCGGTACACCATCGCTCGCATGCGCTGCCCTCCTGAAAGTGCGTTGCCTGTCGCTTCAGGCGGCGGGGAGGAAGCACGCGCCGTGCCGCACGCGGGGAACTGGCGCATGGAAAGGCCCCGGTGCGATGCTCGCGCCGGGGCCGGGATGAAACTGCTCGCGTTCGCACACTCCGTCCATCAGCCCCGCGGCAGTCGGACGGTGAAGGTGCTCCCCGCTTCGGGCATGCTCTCCACGGACAGCTCGCCCTCCATCGCCCGGGCCAGATCGCGGCTGATGGCCAGGCCCAGGCCCACGCCCTCGGTGGGGCTGCTCAGCCGCCGGCCCACCTGCTGGAACGGGTCGAAGATGCGCTCCTGCTCCTCGGGCGCGATGCCCACGCCGGTGTCGCGCACGCGCAGGTGCACCCACCGCTCCTCCGCGTCGCACGACAGCACCACCCGGCCGCCGGCGGGCGTGAACTTGATGGCGTTGCCCACCAGGTTCAGCAGGATCTGCCGCATCCGCTCCGCATCGCCGCGCAGGCACAGCGCGGGGTCGCACGGCTCGGTGGCATACGACACGCCCTTCGCCGCCGCCTGGGGCGCCACGAGCGATTCCACGCTGGCCACCAGTTCCATCGCCGACAGCGGGCGCACGTCGAACTCGATGCGTCCCGCCTCCAGCTGGGCGAACGACAGGATGTCGTTGATGAGCGTCAGCAGGTGGCGCTGGTTGGCGCCGATGCGGGCCAGCGACGTGCGTTGGGCATCGCTGAGCGAGCCGTAGATCCCCAGGTCCAGCAGGTCCACGTATCCGCCGATGGCGTTCAGCGGCGTCCGCAGCTCGTGGCTCATGGACGCCAGGAAATCGGACTTGGCGCGGTTGGCGGCGTCGGCCTCGGCGCGCGCGGCCTCCGTTTCGCCCAGCAGGCGCTCGCGCTCGCGGTCGGCGCGGATGTGCTCGGTGACGTCCGTAAAGAGGATGGCCACACGCCGCTGCTCCGGCTCGTCCACGCGAAAGGCGAAGACGTCGAACCAGCGGTGCATGGCCTTGGACCCGTTCTGAAAGCGGATGGGCCGGCCCGTTCTGGCCACCTCGCCATAGATGCGGAACCACTCCTCCTCCAGCTCCGGCAGCAGCTCGCGCGCGGACCGCCCCACCGCGTCCGTCAGGCCGGTCTGCTTGTTGAACGCCGGGTTGGCTTCCAGGAACTCGTAGTCCACCGGGTTCCCCGCGTCGTCGAAGATCACGGTGACGACGCAGAATCCCTCGTCGATGGAATCGAACAGGCGGCGGTACCGCGCCTCGCTCTCGCGCAACGCCACCTCGGCCACCTTGCGCCCGGTGACGTCCTGCACCGTGCCGAAGCCCTGCGTGGCCCGCGCGTGGGGCCCGTCGCCGTCGAACTCCACCCGTCCCTGGATGCGCAGCCACCGCACCGCGCCGTCCGGATGGACCACGCGGTACTCCGTGCTCACCCGGGCGCGGACGGCGGGGTCCAGCGCCGCGCCGATCTCGCCGCCCAGCCGAGGGCGGTCGTCGGGGTGCACGCGGTCGATCAGCGCCTCCAGTGGCGAAGTGGCGGGGAGGGCGTAGTGCTGCTGGGCGCGCTCGTCAAAGGAAAAGAGGTCGGTAGCCAGGTCGTGCCGCCACGTGCCCAGCTCGGCCGCGGCGGCGGCCATCCGCAGCTGCTCTTCGCTGGCGCGGAGCGCTTCTTCGGCCCGGCCGCGCTCGCCAGCCAGGTGCGCGTGCAGCCGTTCGTTCTCTTCCTGCAACCGGCGCGCATCCTCCTCGAGCGCGTGGATGCGGGCGAGCAGCGATTCGGGCGGGGCCGAGGGGTCCATCATGCCGGCGGCGTGATCACGGGAAGAACGAGTCAGCGGAAAACACGTGGAGGATACGCCCGGGAAGCCATCCACGAAACCCTGTACGGACATTTTGCACGGAAGAGACCGATTCGATCATCCGCCCACGCTGCTCCGCGCCTCGTCACAATCCGCGCATCCTTCGCTGGGCGA of the Longimicrobium sp. genome contains:
- a CDS encoding PAS domain-containing sensor histidine kinase yields the protein MMDPSAPPESLLARIHALEEDARRLQEENERLHAHLAGERGRAEEALRASEEQLRMAAAAAELGTWRHDLATDLFSFDERAQQHYALPATSPLEALIDRVHPDDRPRLGGEIGAALDPAVRARVSTEYRVVHPDGAVRWLRIQGRVEFDGDGPHARATQGFGTVQDVTGRKVAEVALRESEARYRRLFDSIDEGFCVVTVIFDDAGNPVDYEFLEANPAFNKQTGLTDAVGRSARELLPELEEEWFRIYGEVARTGRPIRFQNGSKAMHRWFDVFAFRVDEPEQRRVAILFTDVTEHIRADRERERLLGETEAARAEADAANRAKSDFLASMSHELRTPLNAIGGYVDLLDLGIYGSLSDAQRTSLARIGANQRHLLTLINDILSFAQLEAGRIEFDVRPLSAMELVASVESLVAPQAAAKGVSYATEPCDPALCLRGDAERMRQILLNLVGNAIKFTPAGGRVVLSCDAEERWVHLRVRDTGVGIAPEEQERIFDPFQQVGRRLSSPTEGVGLGLAISRDLARAMEGELSVESMPEAGSTFTVRLPRG
- a CDS encoding zinc-dependent alcohol dehydrogenase, with the translated sequence MRAMVYRGPYRIRVEEKDMPPIEHPNDAIVRVTRAAICGSDLHIYHGMMPDTRVGQTFGHEFVGVVEEVGSSVQNLKRGDRVMVPFNIFCGSCFFCSRKLYANCHNVNPNATAVGGIYGYSHTTGGYDGGQAEFVRVPFADVGPSIIPEWMDEEDAVLLTDALPTGYFGAQLGEIQEGDVVIVFGAGPVGLFAAKSAWLMGAGRVIVIDHLEYRLEKAREFAHAETYNFAEYDDIVTHMKKITDFLGADVAIDAVGAEADGAFFQHVTAAKFKLQGGSPIALNWAIDSVRKGGTVSVVGAYGPLFSAVKFGDAMNKGLTIRANQCSVKRHWPRLFEHVKNGVLKPSDIITHRIPLEHIAEGYHMFSAKLDNCIKPIVVPN